The Klebsiella quasivariicola region AGCAAACGCTGACGGTGTATGCGGCGCGCGTGCGTAAAGGGCGGGAATAAAAGAGGCACTCCGTCTCGCCGGCGCGAGACGGAGAAAGCAAGGGATTACTCTTTGTCCGTCGTGCTCAGGGAGACGGAAGAGAGGTAGTTCAGCAGGGCGATGTCGTTTTCGACGCCCAGTTTCATCATCGCCGATTTTTTCTGGCTACTGATGGTTTTGATGCTGCGGTTGAGCTTTTTGGCGATCTCGGTCACCAGGAAGCCTTCGGCGAACAGACGCAGCACTTCGCTCTCTTTTGGCGACAGGCGTTTGTCGCCATAGCCGCTGGCGCTGATTTTTTCCAGCAGGCGGGAGACGCTTTCCGGCGTGAATTTCTTCCCTTTCTGCAATGCGGCCAGCGCTTTTGGCAGATCGGTCGGCGCACCTTGCTTGAGGACGATCCCTTCGATGTCCAGATCCAGCACCGCGCTGAGGATCGCCG contains the following coding sequences:
- the rcsB gene encoding response regulator transcription factor RcsB, which gives rise to MNTMNVIIADDHPIVLFGIRKSLEQIEWVNVVGEFEDSTALINNLPKLDAHVLITDLSMPGDKYGDGITLIKYIKRHFPDLSIIVLTMNNNPAILSAVLDLDIEGIVLKQGAPTDLPKALAALQKGKKFTPESVSRLLEKISASGYGDKRLSPKESEVLRLFAEGFLVTEIAKKLNRSIKTISSQKKSAMMKLGVENDIALLNYLSSVSLSTTDKE